A window of the Microbacterium sp. LWH13-1.2 genome harbors these coding sequences:
- a CDS encoding trypsin-like peptidase domain-containing protein — translation MNEDNTQDHSVPASNDAVPSTEAAEVVDRSTTDAAAQTPGPAAASVPNQGHEVPQTFASTPAPHQGAPTVTGTPEAPLVSQAPAAAGPQIPAPVFEAPAAHVSPAAQTVPQPYFGAPGHQAPVHPGATTATAPGAAFGIHTAQSDQPGDGATKVKGQKPRAGVKFAAIVVAAALVGGVAGFGGGALLNGISNQNSTGVAQGPDTVTVNNPGSVNETTAVATAALPSVVTIEVAGSDQAGSGSGVIISDDGYVLTNTHVVTLGGAVADPTIRVTTSDGRIFTATVVGTDPIYDLAVIKLEGASDLTPIDFADSSKLNVGDTAVALGAPLGLSNSVTTGIVSALNRSIQIASSALPDSSSEDAPQEEQTPDEGEGQGPFQFDLPGNTSQQSSESISIAVIQTDAAINHGNSGGALVNSKGELIGINVAIASSGSSEESGSIGIGFAIPANIAQRVSEEIIAGGVASHGLLGASVRDAASVENAEVAGAYIADVTDGGAAAAGGLKADDIVTAFNGVPITSASDLTAQVRAAAAGSEAKVTYIRGGKEYEIDVTLGELAG, via the coding sequence ATGAACGAAGACAACACCCAGGACCACTCGGTACCCGCGTCGAACGACGCGGTGCCGTCCACCGAGGCAGCAGAGGTCGTCGACCGTTCGACGACGGATGCCGCCGCTCAGACCCCCGGCCCCGCGGCCGCGTCAGTACCGAACCAGGGACATGAGGTTCCGCAGACGTTCGCGTCGACGCCCGCGCCGCACCAGGGTGCGCCGACCGTGACCGGCACACCGGAGGCGCCCCTCGTGTCGCAGGCGCCGGCCGCCGCGGGCCCGCAGATTCCCGCGCCGGTGTTCGAGGCCCCCGCGGCTCACGTGTCGCCGGCCGCGCAGACGGTTCCGCAGCCCTACTTCGGAGCACCCGGCCACCAGGCGCCCGTTCACCCCGGTGCGACCACCGCCACGGCGCCCGGAGCGGCGTTCGGCATCCACACCGCTCAGTCGGACCAGCCCGGCGACGGCGCGACCAAGGTCAAGGGCCAGAAGCCTCGGGCCGGCGTCAAGTTCGCCGCGATCGTGGTCGCGGCAGCTCTCGTCGGCGGTGTCGCCGGCTTCGGCGGAGGAGCGCTCCTCAACGGCATCTCGAACCAGAACTCGACAGGTGTCGCCCAGGGCCCCGACACGGTCACCGTGAACAACCCCGGTTCGGTCAACGAGACCACCGCGGTCGCGACCGCGGCCCTGCCGTCGGTCGTCACGATCGAGGTCGCGGGCTCGGACCAGGCCGGCAGCGGCTCCGGCGTCATCATCAGCGACGACGGCTACGTGCTGACGAACACGCACGTCGTGACCCTCGGCGGGGCCGTCGCCGACCCGACGATCCGCGTCACCACCTCGGACGGACGCATCTTCACGGCGACCGTCGTGGGGACGGACCCGATCTACGACCTCGCGGTCATCAAGCTCGAGGGGGCGTCGGATCTGACTCCCATCGACTTCGCCGACTCGTCGAAGCTCAACGTCGGCGACACGGCCGTGGCGCTCGGCGCTCCTCTCGGACTGTCGAATTCGGTCACGACGGGCATCGTCAGCGCGCTGAACCGCAGCATCCAGATCGCGTCGTCCGCCCTTCCCGACTCGTCGTCCGAGGATGCCCCGCAGGAGGAGCAGACGCCGGACGAGGGCGAGGGTCAGGGCCCGTTCCAGTTCGATCTGCCGGGCAACACCTCGCAGCAGAGCTCGGAATCCATCTCGATCGCTGTGATCCAGACGGACGCGGCCATCAACCACGGCAACTCCGGCGGTGCTCTCGTGAACAGCAAGGGCGAGCTGATCGGCATCAACGTGGCGATCGCGAGCTCGGGCAGCTCGGAGGAGTCCGGCTCCATCGGCATCGGATTCGCGATCCCGGCGAACATCGCCCAGCGCGTCTCGGAGGAGATCATCGCCGGTGGCGTGGCGAGCCACGGTCTGCTGGGCGCATCGGTCCGCGACGCGGCCTCGGTCGAGAACGCCGAGGTCGCGGGTGCGTACATCGCCGATGTCACCGACGGTGGCGCCGCCGCGGCCGGCGGTCTCAAGGCCGATGACATCGTCACCGCCTTCAACGGTGTGCCGATCACGAGCGCCAGCGACCTGACCGCTCAGGTTCGTGCGGCCGCCGCCGGCAGCGAGGCGAAGGTCACCTACATCCGCGGTGGCAAGGAGTACGAGATCGATGTGACGCTCGGAGAGCTCGCAGGCTGA
- a CDS encoding biotin--[acetyl-CoA-carboxylase] ligase: MLSEAGSTNAVLRERSVDARAWPHLSVLLTDNQTAGRGRLDRTWTAPAGASLAVSVLLRRLPSAVDARGWIPLAAGVAMADAIAEQLPGHEVAVKWPNDVLVDGHKICGILAEATHDAVIVGSGVNTAMTASDLPVSTATSFAVLGAEVDADRLLSAYLGELDTLVATLAAAGDAVSSGLHAAAGDRCATIGLEVRVSLPGDRVLVGTATALDPDGRLLVRHDGIDTAVSAGDVVHVRPA; encoded by the coding sequence GTGCTCTCCGAAGCCGGCTCGACGAATGCCGTCCTTCGCGAGCGGTCTGTCGACGCGCGGGCCTGGCCGCACCTCTCCGTGCTGCTCACCGACAATCAGACGGCGGGCCGCGGACGACTCGATCGAACATGGACGGCGCCGGCCGGGGCCTCCCTTGCCGTTTCGGTGCTGCTGCGGCGGCTCCCGTCCGCTGTCGATGCCCGAGGATGGATCCCCCTCGCCGCCGGTGTCGCGATGGCCGATGCCATCGCCGAGCAGCTTCCCGGGCATGAGGTGGCGGTCAAATGGCCGAACGATGTGCTCGTCGACGGTCACAAGATCTGCGGCATCCTCGCTGAGGCCACGCACGACGCGGTGATCGTCGGCAGCGGCGTGAACACGGCGATGACGGCATCCGACCTGCCTGTGTCCACCGCGACGTCCTTCGCGGTCCTGGGCGCGGAGGTCGATGCCGACCGCCTGCTCTCGGCGTATCTGGGAGAGCTCGATACCCTGGTCGCCACGCTCGCCGCGGCGGGAGACGCGGTGTCGAGCGGACTGCATGCGGCGGCAGGCGACCGCTGCGCGACGATCGGCCTCGAGGTGCGAGTGTCGCTTCCCGGGGACCGAGTCCTCGTCGGGACGGCCACGGCGCTGGATCCCGACGGGCGGCTTCTCGTGCGCCACGACGGCATCGACACCGCCGTGTCGGCGGGCGACGTGGTGCACGTCCGACCCGCGTGA
- a CDS encoding 5-(carboxyamino)imidazole ribonucleotide synthase, with translation MALRVGVIGGGQLARMMIAPAVELGLDLRVLAEDEGMSAQLAATAVGDYHDLEVVRAFVKDVDVVTFDHEHVPQEILKALVADGVAVHPGPDALQFAQDKLAMRARLADLGVPQPEWAPVRNAPELQAFLDEHEGQGVVKTPRGGYDGKGVRVVRAAAEAQDWFDGLADGEALLVEELVGFVRELAQQVARRPSGQIVAYPVVETVQRDGVCAEVIAPAPQAGERLVQVAGEIGRSIAEGLGVTGMLAVELFETDDERILVNELAMRPHNSGHWSQDGAVTGQFEQHLRAVADLPLGDTTGRAAWSVMVNILGGPKEGSLGDRFAGAMREHPTAKIHTYGKAPRPGRKVGHVNVTGDDLDDAVYVARAAAAHFD, from the coding sequence ATGGCGCTGCGCGTTGGCGTGATCGGTGGAGGCCAGCTGGCCAGGATGATGATCGCACCGGCGGTCGAGCTCGGACTCGACCTGCGGGTGCTCGCTGAAGACGAGGGCATGTCGGCGCAGCTCGCCGCGACCGCGGTCGGCGACTACCACGACCTCGAGGTGGTGCGCGCGTTCGTGAAGGACGTCGACGTCGTCACCTTCGATCACGAGCACGTCCCACAGGAGATCTTGAAAGCCCTGGTCGCCGACGGTGTCGCCGTGCACCCGGGCCCTGATGCACTGCAGTTCGCTCAGGACAAGCTCGCCATGCGTGCTCGCCTCGCCGACCTCGGCGTGCCGCAGCCTGAATGGGCGCCGGTGCGCAACGCTCCGGAGTTGCAGGCCTTCCTCGACGAGCACGAGGGTCAGGGCGTCGTCAAGACCCCGCGTGGCGGGTATGACGGCAAGGGCGTCCGCGTCGTCCGCGCCGCTGCAGAGGCCCAGGACTGGTTCGACGGTCTCGCCGACGGCGAAGCGCTGCTGGTCGAGGAGCTCGTCGGCTTCGTGCGGGAGCTCGCGCAGCAGGTGGCGCGGCGTCCCAGTGGTCAGATCGTCGCCTACCCGGTCGTCGAGACCGTGCAGCGTGACGGTGTGTGCGCCGAGGTCATCGCACCCGCGCCGCAGGCCGGCGAGCGTCTGGTCCAGGTGGCCGGCGAGATCGGCCGCTCGATCGCCGAGGGGCTCGGAGTCACGGGCATGCTCGCTGTCGAGCTGTTCGAGACCGACGACGAGCGGATCCTCGTGAACGAACTGGCGATGCGTCCTCACAACAGCGGCCACTGGAGCCAGGACGGTGCCGTGACCGGACAGTTCGAGCAGCACCTGCGCGCCGTTGCGGATCTGCCACTCGGAGACACGACCGGGCGTGCTGCGTGGTCGGTCATGGTGAACATCCTCGGAGGTCCGAAAGAGGGGTCGCTCGGCGACCGCTTCGCCGGTGCGATGAGGGAGCACCCGACCGCCAAGATCCACACCTACGGCAAGGCTCCGCGCCCTGGTCGCAAGGTCGGCCACGTGAACGTGACCGGTGATGATCTCGATGACGCCGTGTACGTCGCGAGAGCTGCAGCGGCTCACTTCGACTGA
- the purE gene encoding 5-(carboxyamino)imidazole ribonucleotide mutase yields the protein MGSDSDWRVMSDASQSLTDFGIPHEVEVVSAHRTPDKLMKYAREARDRGIRVIIAGAGGAAHLPGMLASMTALPVIGVPVPLAYLDGMDSLLSIVQMPAGIPVATVSIGGARNAGILAARILGTSDGDLADRVEAYALDLEAQVEEKNERLKGSL from the coding sequence ATGGGTTCCGACTCCGACTGGCGCGTGATGAGCGATGCCTCTCAGTCGCTGACAGACTTCGGGATCCCGCACGAGGTGGAGGTCGTCTCGGCGCACCGCACGCCCGACAAGCTGATGAAGTACGCGCGGGAGGCGCGTGACCGTGGCATCCGGGTGATCATCGCCGGCGCCGGTGGCGCCGCGCATCTTCCGGGCATGCTCGCGTCGATGACGGCGCTGCCGGTCATCGGCGTCCCGGTGCCGCTGGCCTATCTCGACGGTATGGACTCGCTCCTGTCGATCGTCCAGATGCCCGCCGGGATCCCGGTGGCCACCGTGTCGATCGGGGGAGCGCGCAACGCCGGCATCCTCGCCGCGCGGATCCTGGGAACATCCGACGGCGACCTCGCCGACCGCGTCGAAGCCTATGCACTCGACCTCGAAGCTCAGGTCGAGGAGAAGAACGAACGGTTGAAGGGGTCGCTGTGA
- a CDS encoding CDP-glycerol glycerophosphotransferase family protein, with translation MGAVSDAKKAYRLLKRALASRKAVQRVRRRLADQEPHPAEHYKIAVYFADGAVNMYQMRQWYRPLSELAKRWPVVVLSRSATGADKLLDEDGPPVAFVPTVRDLERFITAQDIRIVLYVNQNTRNFQMFRYGRRWHVFINHGESDKMYMTTNQYKAYDYAFVAGQAARDRLSRTLWDWDIDHRTIEIGRPQADHYSGTLPYTPDARTVVLYAPTWEGDRPSAHYGSIATHGESLVTALLASGTHRVIYRPHPRSGVVDDAYGAAHRRIIADIAAANTADPTAQHVYDDGAELGWQLAAADVAIVDISAMVYDRLAVGKPLMITRPADERASIDTNGYLSDCEWLSADAASDIVAEVERVRADEVAIARLRMWVQHYFGDTTPGVATAKFHAAIEQLMQKWDHWQAHEIGSVRTDEDDDDEEADEEEV, from the coding sequence ATGGGTGCAGTGTCCGATGCGAAGAAGGCCTACCGTCTGCTGAAGCGCGCGCTCGCCTCGCGCAAGGCCGTGCAGCGGGTCAGGCGTCGCCTGGCCGACCAGGAGCCGCACCCGGCCGAGCATTACAAGATCGCCGTCTACTTCGCGGACGGCGCGGTCAACATGTATCAGATGAGGCAGTGGTACCGCCCGCTCAGCGAGCTGGCGAAGCGCTGGCCCGTGGTCGTGCTGTCGCGCTCCGCCACCGGAGCCGACAAACTGCTCGACGAGGACGGTCCGCCTGTCGCGTTCGTTCCGACCGTGCGCGACCTCGAACGGTTCATCACCGCGCAGGACATCCGGATCGTGCTCTACGTGAACCAGAACACCCGCAATTTCCAGATGTTCCGCTACGGGCGGCGCTGGCATGTGTTCATCAACCACGGCGAGTCCGACAAGATGTACATGACCACGAACCAGTACAAGGCGTACGACTACGCCTTCGTCGCAGGTCAGGCCGCGCGTGATCGTCTGTCCCGCACTCTCTGGGACTGGGACATCGACCACCGTACGATCGAGATCGGTCGGCCACAGGCGGATCATTACTCCGGCACATTGCCCTATACGCCGGACGCGCGGACCGTGGTGCTGTATGCGCCGACCTGGGAGGGCGACCGCCCGAGCGCCCACTACGGCTCGATCGCGACGCACGGCGAGTCGTTGGTGACGGCGTTGCTCGCCTCGGGCACCCACCGTGTGATCTATCGCCCGCATCCGCGAAGCGGCGTGGTCGACGATGCGTACGGCGCAGCGCATCGACGGATCATCGCCGACATCGCCGCGGCGAATACCGCCGATCCGACGGCGCAGCACGTGTACGACGACGGTGCGGAGCTCGGGTGGCAGCTCGCTGCGGCCGATGTCGCGATCGTCGACATCTCGGCCATGGTCTACGACCGTCTGGCCGTCGGGAAGCCGTTGATGATCACGCGTCCCGCCGATGAGCGCGCATCGATCGACACCAACGGATATCTCTCGGACTGCGAGTGGCTGAGCGCCGACGCCGCGTCCGACATCGTGGCGGAGGTCGAGCGCGTCCGCGCCGACGAGGTGGCCATCGCCCGGCTCCGCATGTGGGTGCAGCACTATTTCGGCGATACGACACCCGGCGTCGCCACCGCGAAGTTCCACGCCGCGATCGAGCAGCTCATGCAGAAGTGGGATCACTGGCAGGCGCACGAGATCGGCTCTGTGCGCACTGACGAGGACGACGACGACGAAGAGGCCGACGAGGAAGAGGTCTGA
- a CDS encoding PH domain-containing protein, with translation MPPPGVPTEELLIARFRAHARRLFWSALVLIAVFGATAYFYDNLPSPFENWMLLASAGALVLLVVVVPYVIWYSRSVTVTTRRVIVNHGIGARNRQEMSHARGYTIGVRRGVLQRMWGVGTITLANGVDAPLRLANVPNVTLVHETLADQIEVSQILAHRDAQSGPDGYSGS, from the coding sequence ATGCCACCGCCAGGCGTGCCCACCGAAGAACTGCTCATCGCGCGGTTCCGAGCCCACGCGCGACGGCTGTTCTGGTCGGCGCTGGTTCTGATCGCGGTGTTCGGCGCCACCGCATATTTCTACGACAATCTGCCGTCGCCGTTCGAGAACTGGATGCTGCTCGCTTCGGCGGGCGCGCTCGTGCTGCTCGTCGTGGTCGTGCCCTATGTCATCTGGTATTCGCGATCGGTGACGGTCACCACGCGGCGGGTCATCGTCAACCACGGCATCGGCGCGCGCAACCGGCAGGAGATGTCGCATGCCCGCGGCTACACGATCGGTGTGCGACGCGGTGTGCTCCAGCGCATGTGGGGTGTCGGGACGATCACGCTCGCGAACGGCGTCGACGCGCCTCTGCGGCTCGCGAACGTGCCCAATGTCACGCTCGTGCACGAGACCCTGGCCGATCAGATCGAAGTGAGTCAGATCCTCGCTCACCGCGACGCGCAGTCGGGCCCGGACGGATACTCCGGATCCTGA
- a CDS encoding glycosyltransferase family 2 protein: protein MPVLNERAYLEHAIRSVLTQELTVPAELVLALGPSTDGTTELAQRLAADDDRIRLVDNPAAHIPVGLNAAIRASRYDTIVRVDAHSELSPGYAARALDTLERTGAANVGGVMHADGRTPFQKAVARLYNSPVGLGGGAYHGGTQEGEAESAYLGVMRRTVIEEVGLFDESIRRGEDWELNLRIRQAGHLVWFDPSLSVTYWPRESWLRLARQFRATGAWRGELVRRYGRRNGIRFFAPPALVVLVATALIVGALQLTGAISGLISAILSAVVYLPLLAYALLVIAVASLPGGGRLRQRIWTLAVLPTMHLSWGLGFLGGVLRGAGDTVDASRLGTRNTPLP, encoded by the coding sequence ATGCCCGTGCTCAACGAACGCGCCTATCTGGAGCATGCGATCCGGTCGGTGCTCACGCAGGAGCTGACGGTGCCGGCCGAGCTCGTGCTCGCGCTCGGCCCCTCCACGGACGGTACGACCGAACTCGCGCAGCGTCTCGCCGCCGACGACGACAGGATCCGTCTCGTCGACAACCCCGCGGCGCACATCCCCGTCGGGTTGAACGCCGCGATCCGCGCCAGTCGTTACGACACGATCGTCCGCGTCGATGCGCACTCGGAGCTGTCGCCCGGGTACGCGGCGCGCGCGTTGGACACGCTCGAGCGCACCGGCGCAGCCAACGTCGGAGGCGTCATGCACGCCGACGGACGGACGCCCTTCCAGAAGGCGGTCGCACGCCTGTACAACTCCCCCGTCGGACTCGGCGGCGGCGCGTACCACGGCGGGACCCAGGAGGGCGAGGCGGAGTCCGCCTATCTCGGGGTGATGCGCCGCACCGTGATCGAGGAGGTCGGGCTCTTCGACGAGTCGATCCGTCGCGGCGAGGACTGGGAGCTCAATCTGCGCATCCGTCAGGCCGGTCACCTGGTCTGGTTCGATCCGAGCCTCTCCGTCACCTACTGGCCACGCGAGAGCTGGTTGCGCCTGGCGCGGCAGTTCCGGGCCACCGGCGCCTGGCGCGGAGAGCTCGTGCGCCGGTACGGCCGCCGCAACGGCATCCGCTTCTTCGCTCCCCCGGCTCTGGTGGTGCTCGTCGCGACGGCCCTGATCGTGGGGGCGCTGCAGCTGACCGGGGCGATCTCCGGGCTGATCTCCGCGATCCTCTCAGCCGTCGTCTACCTGCCCCTCCTGGCATACGCGCTGCTGGTGATCGCCGTCGCGTCGCTGCCGGGCGGCGGACGTCTCCGTCAGCGGATCTGGACGCTCGCCGTGCTGCCGACCATGCACCTCTCCTGGGGGCTGGGCTTCCTCGGCGGAGTGCTGCGAGGCGCCGGTGACACTGTCGATGCCTCGAGGCTGGGCACGCGCAACACGCCTCTCCCCTAG
- a CDS encoding CDP-glycerol glycerophosphotransferase family protein → MTTARIDEAAETLIIAGAGRRPSAAQLIGPRARVDARITGGGKTWKATFPLSASRWGGPELPLPAGDYEIRIPDVDLDGLRVGTEVLTGVRVAVDGATARIGAPVDPAYESPEGQATLEGRYLSHQGATENAVFFESFYGRSVGCNPQAIDRALSVQAPDVVRYWSVVDLSVAIPDGAIAVVEGSPEWWRARAASRLLIVNDWLRRRFARKPGQRVLQTWHGTPLKRLALHRPGFDPRRMAAVVKESRRWDVLLAQNTYSERILRKAYAFLGRPVWVEGYPRNDALVTGDPAAIRAALGIADGERVLLYAPTWRDDRTEMVDFIDPEELARKTDSVVLVRGHSRTIDTGRDRAGARVIDVTGYPETSQLLLAADALITDYSSVMFDFSVTGKPMFFLVPDLDHYRGKLRGFYFDLETRAPGPLVHTQDELVAALADRGHESAFAERYAAWKAQFNARDDGHAAERVVARILDQGYVTR, encoded by the coding sequence ATGACCACGGCCCGCATCGATGAGGCGGCAGAGACGCTGATCATCGCAGGGGCAGGTCGCCGTCCCTCGGCGGCGCAGCTGATCGGGCCGCGGGCTCGAGTCGACGCCCGCATCACCGGTGGCGGCAAGACCTGGAAGGCCACATTCCCCCTGAGCGCATCGCGATGGGGTGGCCCCGAGCTGCCTCTTCCGGCGGGCGACTACGAGATCCGCATCCCCGATGTCGATCTCGACGGCCTGCGTGTCGGCACTGAGGTGCTGACAGGCGTCCGTGTGGCCGTCGACGGGGCGACGGCGCGGATCGGCGCACCGGTCGACCCCGCATACGAGTCGCCCGAGGGGCAGGCCACGCTCGAGGGGCGCTACCTCTCGCACCAGGGCGCCACGGAGAACGCGGTCTTCTTCGAGAGCTTCTACGGGCGCAGCGTCGGCTGCAATCCCCAGGCGATCGACCGGGCGCTCTCGGTGCAGGCACCCGACGTCGTCCGCTACTGGAGCGTCGTCGACCTGTCCGTGGCGATCCCCGACGGTGCGATCGCCGTCGTCGAGGGGAGCCCCGAGTGGTGGCGCGCCCGCGCGGCGTCACGACTGCTGATCGTGAACGACTGGCTGCGGCGACGGTTCGCGCGCAAGCCCGGACAGAGGGTGCTGCAGACCTGGCACGGAACGCCGCTCAAGCGCCTGGCGCTGCATCGACCCGGATTCGATCCTCGTCGTATGGCCGCCGTCGTCAAGGAGTCCCGTCGCTGGGACGTGCTGCTCGCGCAGAACACCTACTCCGAGCGCATTCTCCGAAAGGCGTACGCGTTCCTCGGGCGGCCGGTCTGGGTCGAGGGGTATCCGCGCAACGATGCGCTGGTGACCGGGGATCCCGCGGCGATCCGGGCTGCCCTCGGCATCGCGGACGGCGAGCGCGTGCTGCTGTACGCGCCGACGTGGCGCGACGACCGTACGGAGATGGTCGACTTCATCGACCCCGAAGAGCTCGCCAGGAAGACCGACTCCGTGGTGCTCGTGCGGGGGCACTCGCGCACGATCGACACCGGCCGTGACCGCGCCGGCGCGCGGGTGATAGACGTCACCGGATATCCCGAGACCTCGCAGCTGCTCCTGGCTGCGGACGCCCTGATCACCGACTACTCGTCTGTCATGTTCGACTTCAGCGTCACGGGCAAGCCGATGTTCTTCCTCGTCCCCGACCTCGATCACTATCGCGGGAAGCTCCGCGGGTTCTACTTCGATCTCGAGACACGCGCACCGGGCCCACTGGTGCATACGCAGGACGAACTCGTCGCCGCACTGGCAGACCGCGGACACGAGAGTGCCTTCGCGGAGCGTTACGCCGCGTGGAAGGCCCAGTTCAACGCCAGGGACGACGGTCATGCGGCCGAGCGGGTCGTCGCGCGCATCCTCGACCAGGGGTACGTCACCCGCTGA
- a CDS encoding CDP-glycerol glycerophosphotransferase family protein, which produces MASFSFGSGNAAKLLRIPLYLAGRVGTLLVPRGGRWVFGCGAGVGDGALALQRHAAAQGHETLWLTSSEREDRDAADLGLRTVRKGSLRGWWATARAGVVVVTHGLGDVNRYAISGAFVVQLWHGIPLKRIGLDSPATTQVPDVPGAPVLRRLIGILYRRAAQRIRVLPAASHRSRGRLESAFALGDARVVVTGEPRVDVLSAGEAHERRATASTLLGRVLDDLPPGSRMILYAPTWRDGAVDPAVPDAAQWVQIIRVLEEHDAVLLVRSHPLGEGGYAPSLPSRRVRMLGAGLLPDVTPALPAIDVLITDYSSLAYDVGLLGMPVLFLAPDAEQYARTRGFYGRFQDVAGDDAAKDWDSVLVQLSALLDDDGVFAARSQHSATLSAEMHAFRDGRNTRRVYETIRARGIPAPKGAA; this is translated from the coding sequence GTGGCGTCCTTCTCTTTCGGCTCCGGCAATGCGGCCAAGCTGCTCCGGATCCCTCTCTACCTCGCCGGACGCGTCGGCACGCTCCTCGTGCCTCGGGGTGGCCGCTGGGTCTTCGGCTGCGGCGCAGGCGTCGGCGACGGTGCACTGGCGCTGCAGCGTCACGCTGCAGCGCAGGGCCACGAAACGCTGTGGCTGACCTCCTCTGAGCGCGAGGACCGCGACGCCGCGGATCTGGGCCTCCGGACCGTTCGCAAGGGCAGTCTGCGCGGGTGGTGGGCCACGGCGCGTGCCGGGGTCGTCGTGGTGACACACGGTCTCGGCGACGTGAACCGCTATGCCATCTCCGGCGCCTTCGTCGTGCAGCTCTGGCACGGCATCCCGCTCAAGCGGATCGGACTCGATTCCCCGGCCACGACCCAGGTTCCCGATGTCCCAGGGGCGCCGGTGCTCCGACGTCTGATCGGCATCCTGTATCGACGTGCTGCTCAGCGGATCCGAGTGCTCCCCGCGGCCTCGCACCGCTCCAGGGGACGCCTGGAGTCCGCATTCGCTCTCGGCGATGCGCGCGTCGTCGTCACCGGAGAGCCCCGCGTCGACGTCCTGTCCGCCGGTGAAGCGCACGAGCGGCGAGCCACCGCGTCCACGCTGCTGGGCCGCGTGCTGGACGATCTGCCGCCCGGTTCGCGGATGATTCTGTACGCCCCGACCTGGCGTGACGGCGCGGTCGATCCTGCGGTGCCGGATGCCGCGCAATGGGTGCAGATCATCCGTGTGCTGGAAGAGCATGACGCGGTGCTGCTGGTGCGCTCGCACCCTCTCGGCGAGGGCGGATACGCGCCGTCGTTGCCGAGCAGACGGGTGCGGATGCTCGGGGCAGGCCTCCTGCCCGACGTCACGCCGGCGCTCCCGGCGATCGACGTCCTGATCACCGACTACTCCTCGCTCGCCTACGACGTGGGACTTCTCGGGATGCCCGTGCTCTTCCTGGCACCCGACGCCGAGCAGTACGCCCGCACGCGGGGCTTCTACGGTCGCTTCCAGGACGTGGCAGGCGATGACGCCGCGAAGGACTGGGATTCCGTTCTCGTGCAGCTGTCCGCGCTGCTGGACGATGACGGCGTGTTCGCCGCGAGATCGCAGCATTCCGCTACGCTCAGCGCGGAGATGCACGCGTTCCGCGACGGACGCAACACCCGGCGCGTGTACGAGACGATCCGTGCGCGAGGCATCCCCGCGCCGAAGGGAGCAGCATGA